tctctgaaaccttatgcattgggcacaatagagccacactttatgtgaattctgatttgaactgaaaactgaatgatcaacttgcacgaataaactgtacaaattggctaaacaaaagtggatagatttttgatatgtgttactttgttttgtccttgaactatggccactggtattgtatcaatttcgtgtttctaactccggttatagccgaaatgaaatcagtgcgcggtcagaaactgactgggcaaaccccaaatgtattccttctgattcctgacttttaattgtcgtatgagtccctggccggactatttggaatcaattttgagtctaaTTAGGATCTGGAGTTTGtcgtatttacttgaattttgtactatgagataatatgctaagtgtgctacgtgttcgtaaatttggtgcatgacgataaactgaaattgtgaaaatgattattcatgacctaaaacgtattgtttgacttaggtttgacattttgaccaatatttgacatgaacctactgatgttgactttagttgactactttgaccaagtttgactttcggtttgacttcggttgactttgtttgacttgcatgatatagttgacttttactttaaatcgcgtcgggtcgagcaataagacaacgtacactatgaaaccacacttatataagatacatatattaaccaacctacatacgtatacttaggttacattactcgggtctaaaccgtacaagttatttgtctttcattccgagcttattcaaaggtgagtctacagtcccgctttttacatattttcagggatgagaatacacgctgttatatttacattttcaaatgctttatattgacatgagtactacacatatgcatattgagtttgttcaaaaagcctctagcttgaatacttttaacaccatttggtaggcacaatttagatggacggatccgttaggttgacaacctcacccactataaaagcagtggtgcatttactttgaacatttaatacatctgaacaatgtataacattttacgaggtaaggtcgggtgtagtggtttctatactcgggttaatgctagtattcaggtgctcggtttatgcttgcgatagaatcttgtggtcaatgaaattaaactatttttctgataactgtttttcagacattgttacgttactttaaacctgtagattcaccaatatTATTTGTTGACcggtttttgcgtgttgttattctcaggtccttaagaggtatgcttccgctgtgtttactgcatgactggccgtggagtcagcatttgattttaaagaacattatttactttcacatttaaaacttttataactgtttaaatactgttggcttgtggtcacgatcacaacagtgtttctattttgggatttctaacttttgtttttgaaagttattattttaaataaaattaaatgcgattgctttaaacgtctcatatagagggcgtaactgttaactgtgggaccggaattaacacgccgtcagatggtattttggcggggtgttataccaTGTATCGTTAATTGACAAATCATGGATATTGTTTTTACTTGTTCTTCTTTTAatataattgtgaaaatattttgaaTTTTCATCTCCCTCGAGTGTCCATTTAATTCtagatttttgtttaagcatgttaattttctttttttcttttgcgATATGTTGTATTTTTTCATCAAGccatttttgtttttctgtttcgAACAATGGTCTGGTTTCGGCGGTTTGTTCCCAATTATTACATTCGGTTAAGTGATCTCGGATTTGTGTATCTATGTTATCAAGTTGATTACTATGCTTTTTAAGTTCCATTTTAACGTTCTTTAGTTTATTACGGAAGATGCAATCAGGTCTATTACCATTAATTGGGATCGACCAAGCCCTTTCTATAACGGTGTCTGCATCTTTTAGATCAAGCCATGTGTCAAAAACTCGTATAGGTTTAGGACCAGAATCAATGGGGTTATTCCTTAGGATGATGGGGCAATGATCAGAAAGGTCACGATCAAGGGTTTTGGATGATGTGTTGGGCCAGATAGTAAAGATACCGTCAGAAACAAGAAATCGATCTAGCTTACTAAATTTCATTGTTTTTTCGCATATCCGTGTGAACCTTTTACCGCCTAATGGGAGATCGATTAATCCTGAGTTGTTAATGAAGTTATTAAAGTTATTCGCCCAATGTTGATTATATTCCGAATTCATACGTTCCGTTTTATTTCTTACT
The window above is part of the Rutidosis leptorrhynchoides isolate AG116_Rl617_1_P2 chromosome 1, CSIRO_AGI_Rlap_v1, whole genome shotgun sequence genome. Proteins encoded here:
- the LOC139902123 gene encoding uncharacterized protein translates to MNPASVTSLFVSFLMCTISLNIRGIGQTGKISWLKRICNKEKPTILGLQETKCEQTHDNTNESFWGNSDFKFVQKDSVGASGGILTIWDSNIFSVNYAIEGEFFLAICGSWAGYDSEIVFINVYGPHSNSKKQRLWNELLSLINSLHIPHIVFGDFNEVRNKTERMNSEYNQHWANNFNNFINNSGLIDLPLGGKRFTRICEKTMKFSKLDRFLVSDGIFTIWPNTSSKTLDRDLSDHCPIILRNNPIDSGPKPIRVFDTWLDLKDADTVIERAWSIPINGNRPDCIFRNKLKNVKMELKKHSNQLDNIDTQIRDHLTECNNWEQTAETRPLFETEKQKWLDEKIQHIAKEKKKINMLKQKSRIKWTLEGDENSKYFHNYIKRRTSDDDGDVGRRWGGARERSTAVFV